A single region of the Triticum dicoccoides isolate Atlit2015 ecotype Zavitan chromosome 2B, WEW_v2.0, whole genome shotgun sequence genome encodes:
- the LOC119362922 gene encoding uncharacterized protein LOC119362922: MERPAPVRKSHTNTADLLAWPEGAQPELADAATPPPNRRPHQPSEAIHKVVFGGQVTEEEAESLNKRKQCSAPKWKEMTGSGIFAAGGEAEEDESANASATPVRTASKNYQAISTISHISFAEDESVSPKKPTSIAEVAKQRELSGTLQSEDDSKLQKQVSNAKSKELSGHGIFSPPEDPRPRNSENGSTSQTPGKNAQMSSIKFGEADDADSVVKTAKKIPTKKFNDLTGNNIFKGDAAEAPGTAEKQLSDAKLKEMSGSNIFADGKAPARDFLGGIRKPPGGESSIALV, from the exons atggagaggCCGGCGCCGGTGAGGAAGTCCCACACCAACACGGCGGACCTGCTGGCCTGGCCGGAGGGGGCGCAGCCGGAGCTCGCGGACGCGGCCACGCCGCCGCCCAACCGCCGCCCGCACCAG CCGTCGGAGGCGATCCACAAGGTGGTGTTCGGCGGCCAGGtcacggaggaggaggcggaaagcCTCAACAAGAG GAAACAATGCTCGGCTCCCAAGTGGAAGGAGATGACAGGAAGTGGCATATTTGCAGCTGGAGGTGAGGCTGAGGAAGATGAATCCGCCAACGCTTCTGCAACACCCGTCCGAACAGCTTCAAAGAATTATCAG gcAATCAGTACCATAAGTCACATCTCCTTTGCTGAGGACGAAAGTGTCTCTCCCAAGAAGCCAACCTCCATAGCCGAGGTGGCAAAGCAGCGCGAGCTAAGTGGCACGCTCCAGAGCGAGGATGACAGCAAGCTGCAGAAGCAGGTATCCAATGCGAAATCAAAGGAGCTCAGCGGCCACGGCATCTTTTCTCCTCCGGAGGACCCCCGGCCACGCAACTCGGAGAACGGCTCGACCTCGCAGACGCCAGGGAAGAACGCACAG ATGAGCAGCATCAAATTCGGAGAGGCCGACGACGCCGACAGCGTGGTGAAGACCGCGAAGAAGATCCCAACGAAGAAGTTCAACGACCTGACGGGCAACAACATCTTCAAGGGCGACGCCGCGGAGGCCCCCGGCACGGCGGAGAAGCAGCTGAGCGACGCCAAGCTCAAGGAGATGAGCGGCAGCAACATCTTCGCGGACGGCAAGGCGCCGGCCCGGGACTTCCTCGGCGGCATCCGCAAGCCCCCCGGCGGCGAGAGCAGCATCGCGCTGGTCTAA